A single Cucumis melo cultivar AY chromosome 4, USDA_Cmelo_AY_1.0, whole genome shotgun sequence DNA region contains:
- the LOC103486335 gene encoding uncharacterized protein LOC103486335 gives MGKQTKARKSDNAAKGIRNVTPIQVAFIVDRYLSDNSYVETRSVFRVEASSLIAKSPIQEAPKSLLSLEAMLDEYISLKEQKVILDQERSYLEQEKIRVHALLQGMQTVMSAYNSSGRSSTPSISAAPDKVGVVGQSESPVGCPINIKQPVRPEVTPQNSNGGPQSFITPVYNDLEANKRKSSKTSIVVPPASKRSRNKLSTKKSASKDADALSQSTEAGNDQPTVRHSNEIQSSSPTCPPTETVVQGSSVVKCLFNQPSFSIPTNSSGPKTPPRANSCQSDKSTSPHEISSAADCSNINTPQDVSPTCCTVISSSKRVTISPYKQVAYYSVERNHSILSPSPVKTNAKRQGKRDQVKGRLDFDVSDVPISSDKGIENEIYASESEKQLDIFDIDLPSLDVFGEDFSFTEMLADLDMDCEVIGCSSVPTLGASTDTLSGSSHESMDCNVGTNQMMSEYSSTVTQILSGKELNTEGMDSLTAVKSTTKCIRILSPAKKL, from the exons ATGGGGAAGCAAACCAAAGCTAGAAAATCCGACAATGCTGCCAAGGGGATTCGCAACGTAACTCCTATTCAGGTCGCTTTCATTGTTGATAGATATCTCTCCGATAACAGTTACGTGGAAACCCGCTCTGTTTTCAGAGTTGAAGCTTCATCACTTATTGCAAAATCTCCCATCCAAGAG GCTCCGAAGAGCTTGCTGAGCTTAGAAGCGATGTTGGACGAGTACATCAGTTTGAAAGAGCAAAAGGTGATTCTGGATCAAGAAAGAAGTTATCTGGAGCAAGAGAAGATCCGTGTCCACGCTCTTCTGCAGGGTATGCAGACTGTCATGAGTGCTTATAATTCCAGTGGAAGGTCTTCAACGCCTTCGATTTCAGCTGCTCCAGATAAAGTTGGCGTTGTTGGTCAATCTGAATCTCCAGTAG GTTGTCCCATTAACATCAAACAACCTGTTCGTCCAGAGGTCACACCTCAGAATTCAAATGGCGGACCTCAAAGTTTCATTACACCCGTTTATAATGACTTGGAAGCAAACAAGAGAAAAAGTTCCAAGACTTCCATTGTTGTTCCTCCGGCTTCTAAGAGATCTCGAAATAAATTATCTACCAAGAAGTCGGCTAGCAAAG ATGCAGATGCGCTTTCCCAATCAACGGAAGCTGGCAATGATCAACCAACGGTTCGGCACTCTAACGAAATTCAGTCGTCGTCTCCTACCTGTCCTCCTACTGAGACTGTGGTTCAAGGATCGAGTGTTGTAAAATGTTTATTTAATCAGCCTTCATTCTCTATTCCAACCAATTCTTCTGGTCCAAAGACTCCGCCCCGTGCCAATTCTTGTCAAAGTGACAAGTCTACATCTCCCCATGAGATTTCCTCTGCTGCTGATTGCAGCAACATCAATACCCCACAAGACGTTAGTCCTACTTGTTGCACTGTAATTTCATCTTCAAAAAGAGTGACAATAAGTCCTTACAAACAAGTTGCTTACTATTCCGTGGAAAGGAACCATAGCATTTTATCTCCTTCCCCTGTCAAGACAAACGCTAAAAGGCAAGGTAAGAGAGATCAAGTGAAGGGGCGGCTAGATTTTGATGTCTCAGATGTACCCATCAGCTCCGACAAAGGGattgaaaatgaaatttatgCATCCGAGTCTGAAAAGCAATTGGACATATTTGACATTGACTTGCCTTCTCTAGATGTTTTTGGAGAAGACTTCTCTTTTACTGAAATGTTGGCTGATTTGGATATGGATTGTGAAGTAATTGGTTGTTCGTCCGTCCCAACCTTGGGTGCTTCTACAGACACTCTTTCTGG CTCATCTCACGAGTCCATGGACTGTAACGTGGGGACTAATCAAATGATGTCAGAATATTCATCAACCGTGACACAAATTTTATCTGGAAAAGAGTTAAATACAGAAG GCATGGACTCTTTGACAGCAGTGAAGTCCACAACAAAATGCATAAGAATTTTAAGCCCAG CCAAGAAATTGTAG
- the LOC107990617 gene encoding heme-binding-like protein At3g10130, chloroplastic, with protein sequence MGLILGKISVETPKYELIQSTSDYEIRKYEPSVVAEVAYDPTQFRGNKDGGFTVLAKYIGAIGEPQNIKSEKVAMTAPVITKSEKISMTAPVVTGGGGSEGKPVTMQFVLPSKYKKAEEAPKPADERVVIKEEGERKLAVVRFSGIATEGVVAEKVEQLKKSLEKDGHKVIGDYVLARYNPPWTLPSLRTNEVMIPVE encoded by the coding sequence atgggtttgattctcGGAAAGATCAGTGTTGAAACCCCCAAATACGAGCTCATTCAATCCACTTCCGACTACGAAATCCGCAAATACGAGCCATCGGTGGTGGCTGAAGTCGCCTACGATCCGACCCAGTTCAGAGGCAACAAAGACGGTGGCTTCACCGTATTAGCAAAATACATCGGAGCCATTGGTGAGCCACAGAACATCAAGTCCGAGAAAGTGGCCATGACGGCGCCGGTGATCACCAAATCGGAGAAGATTTCGATGACAGCTCCGGTGGTGACGGGGGGTGGCGGCAGCGAAGGGAAGCCGGTGACGATGCAGTTTGTGCTACCTAGCAAGTACAAGAAAGCAGAGGAGGCTCCTAAACCGGCGGATGAAAGGGTTGTGATAAAGGAAGAAGGGGAGAGAAAACTAGCCGTAGTGAGATTTAGCGGAATTGCAACGGAGGGAGTGGTGGCGGAGAAGGTGGAGCAGCTAAAGAAAAGCTTGGAGAAAGATGGACACAAGGTGATTGGGGATTATGTATTGGCAAGATATAACCCACCTTGGACATTGCCTTCTTTGAGAACCAACGAAGTTATGATACCAGTAGAGTAG
- the LOC103486333 gene encoding protein transport protein yos1-like: MWFWTFFQGILLFTNAFAILNEDRFLARRGWTLAEMSRERRSTLKGQVVGLIHACQFLRLPLILFNIITIIVKLFSG, from the coding sequence ATGTGGTTCTGGACCTTCTTTCAAGGGATTCTGCTGTTTACAAATGCCTTCGCAATTCTGAACGAAGATCGTTTTCTAGCTCGAAGAGGATGGACATTAGCAGAGATGTCGAGAGAAAGAAGAAGCACGCTCAAAGGCCAGGTAGTTGGGCTCATCCATGCATGTCAATTCTTGAGACTTCCACTCATTCTTTTCAATATCATCACCATCATCGTCAAGCTCTTCTCTGGTTGA
- the LOC103486338 gene encoding uncharacterized protein LOC103486338 has product MAIPNKLAFLLFISSLFVSAAFGEIVCEELSVDVCAFSIASSGKRCLLETSETKEGKFEYQCRTSEVMVEWMADYIETDQCINACGLDRNSVGIASDALLEPQFTAKLCSPSCYQKCPNIVDLYFNMAAGEGVFLPDLCEKQRTNPHRAMAELLSSGIAAAPMSSAEINAVFPAAEAPAPM; this is encoded by the exons ATGGCTATCCCCAACAAATTGGCTTTCCTCCTTTTCATCTCATCTCTCTTCGTCTCTGCAGCCTTTG GGGAGATTGTGTGTGAGGAATTGTCCGTGGATGTTTGTGCATTCTCAATAGCCTCATCGGGAAAGAGATGTTTGTTGGAGACATCAGAGACGAAAGAAGGAAAATTTGAATATCAATGTAGAACCTCTGAGGTTATGGTTGAATGGATGGCTGATTACATTGAGACTGATCAATGCATCAATGCTTGTGGCCTCGACCGCAACTCCGTTGGTATCGCCTCTGATGCCCTCCTCGAGCCTCAATTCACTGCCAAGCTTTGCTCCCCTTCCTGCTACCAGAAATGTCCCAACATTGTTGACCTCTACTTTAACATGGCCGCAGGAGAAG GAGTATTCTTGCCCGACCTTTGTGAGAAACAACGTACGAACCCACACCGTGCCATGGCAGAGCTGTTGAGCTCCGGTATCGCGGCAGCTCCAATGTCGTCAGCAGAAATCAATGCAGTATTCCCGGCAGCTGAAGCCCCAGCTCCGATGTGA
- the LOC103486337 gene encoding tubulin beta chain-like → MREILHIQGGQCGNQIGAKFWEVVCAEHGIDPIGKYTGDSDLQLDRINVYYNEASCGRFVPRAVLMDLEPGVMDSIRSGPYGQVFRPDNFVFGQSGAGNNWAKGHYTEGAELIDSVLDVVRKEAENCDCLQGFQVCHSLGGGTGSGMGTLLISKIREEYPDRMMLTFSVFPSPKVSDTVVEPYNATLSVHQLVENADECMVLDNEALYDICFRTLKLSTPSFGDLNHLISATMSGVTCCLRFPGQLNSDLRKLAVNLIPFPRLHFFMVGFAPLTSRGSQQYRALTVPELTQQMWDAKNMMCAADPRHGRYLTASAMFRGKMSTKEVDEQMINVQNKNSSYFVEWIPNNVKSTVCDIPPTGLKMASTFLGNSTSIQEMFRRVSEQFTAMFRRKAFLHWYTGEGMDEMEFTEAESNMNDLVSEYQQYQDATAEDDEYYDEDDVADQDE, encoded by the exons ATGCGTGAGATTCTTCACATCCAAGGTGGACAATGTGGCAACCAGATCGGTGCCAAGTTCTGGGAAGTGGTTTGTGCTGAGCATGGAATCGATCCCATCGGTAAGTACACTGGTGATTCCGATCTTCAACTTGACCGGATTAATGTATATTACAATGAAGCCAGTTGCGGTCGATTTGTTCCTCGTGCTGTGCTTATGGATCTTGAGCCTGGTGTTATGGACAGTATCAGATCTGGACCTTACGGTCAGGTTTTCAGACCTGATAACTTTGTTTTTGGTCAGTCTGGTGCTGGAAACAACTGGGCTAAAGGTCATTACACCGAAGGTGCCGAGCTTATTGATTCTGTTCTTGATGTTGTTCGTAAGGAGGCTGAAAACTGTGACTGCTTGCAAG GGTTTCAGGTGTGCCATTCTTTGGGAGGAGGTACTGGATCTGGAATGGGAACTCTGCTGATTTCCAAGATCAGAGAAGAGTACCCTGATAGAATGATGCTCACGTTCTCCGTTTTCCCATCTCCTAAAGTTTCTGATACTGTTGTTGAGCCTTACAACGCAACTCTCTCCGTTCATCAATTGGTTGAAAACGCCGACGAGTGTATGGTACTTGATAACGAGGCTCTCTACGATATTTGCTTCCGGACCTTGAAGCTCTCCACTCCAAGCT TCGGTGATCTGAACCATCTGATTTCTGCGACTATGTCCGGTGTGACCTGCTGTTTGCGATTCCCGGGACAGCTCAACTCAGATCTTAGGAAGCTTGCCGTCAATCTTATCCCATTCCCGCGTCTCCACTTTTTCATGGTGGGTTTTGCTCCACTCACTTCCCGTGGATCTCAGCAATACAGAGCTCTTACAGTACCTGAGCTCACTCAGCAAATGTGGGATGCTAAGAACATGATGTGTGCTGCTGATCCCCGACATGGTCGATATCTTACTGCCTCTGCTATGTTTAGGGGTAAGATGAGCACCAAGGAAGTTGATGAACAGATGATCAATGTTCAAAACAAGAACTCTTCATACTTTGTAGAATGGATCCCCAACAACGTGAAATCTACAGTCTGTGACATTCCTCCAACTGGGTTGAAAATGGCCTCGACTTTCCTTGGGAACTCAACATCGATCCAAGAGATGTTTCGCCGTGTTAGTGAGCAGTTTACTGCTATGTTTAGGAGGAAGGCTTTCTTGCATTGGTACACAGGGGAGGGTATGGATGAGATGGAGTTCACTGAGGCTGAAAGCAATATGAATGATTTGGTTTCTGAGTATCAGCAGTATCAAGACGCTACGGCTGAAGATGATGAATACTACGATGAAGATGATGTTGCGGATCAAGATGAATGA